In Populus alba chromosome 1, ASM523922v2, whole genome shotgun sequence, a single window of DNA contains:
- the LOC118039215 gene encoding uncharacterized protein At1g32220, chloroplastic isoform X2, translating into MASMLSFSTIPTLGSSSSSSRASFPSRLSSLSLSHRLCKSVVKCSYAEAGVKDDFRSATIDVVADVKTERVVVLGGSGFVGSAICKAAVSKGIEVISLSRSGRPTYPGSWIDQVTWIPGDVFYTNWDEILFGATAVVSTIGGFGSEEQMQRINGEANIVSVNAAKEFGIPKFIFISVHDYNLPSFVLSTGYFTGKRKAEAEVLSKYPNSGVVLRPGFIYGKRRVDGFEIPLDLIGQPAERILSAIENFTKPLSSLPASDLLLAPPVNVDDLALAVVNAVTDDDFFGVFTIEQIKEAAAKVKV; encoded by the exons atggcgTCCATGTTATCCTTCTCTACCATTCCCACCCTtggctcctcctcctcctcctctcgaGCTTCTTTTCCTTCTCGGCTAAGTTCGCTTTCTCTTAGCCACCG TTTGTGCAAGTCTGTTGTAAAGTGCAGCTATGCAGAAGCTGGCGTAAAAGATGACTTCAGATCCGCAACAATTGATGTTGTGGCTGATGTAAAGACGGAAAGG GTTGTAGTACTAGGAGGTAGTGGTTTTGTGGGTTCTGCCATATGCAAGGCTGCTGTGTCCAAGGGCATAGAAGTTATAAGCTTAAGCAG GTCAGGGCGCCCTACTTACCCTGGTTCATGGATAGATCAGGTTACTTGGATACCAG GAGATGTTTTCTATACAAACTGGGATGAGATACTATTTGGGGCCACTGCAGTTGTTTCAACAATTGGAGGTTTTGGTAGCGAGGAGCAGATGCAAAGAATTAATGGCGAGGCTAACATTGTTTCTGTCAATGCTGCCAAAGAATTTG GAATTCCCAAGTTTATCTTCATCTCAGTGCATGATTACAATCTACCATCATTTGTACTGTCAACTGGATACTTCACAGGAAAGAGGAAGGCAGAGGCAGAGGTTCTCTCCAAATATCCCAATTCAG GTGTAGTGTTAAGACCTGGTTTCATCTATGGAAAAAGGAGGGTTGATGGTTTTGAGATTCCTCTGGATTTGATTGGGCAACCGGCAGAGAGAATTCTCAGTGCTATCGAGAACTTCACCAAACCCTTAAGTTCCCTTCCAGCATCGGATCTCCTGTTGGCACCACCTGTTAATGTTGATGATCTTGCGCTTGCGGTAGTAAATGCAGTGACAGATGATGACTTCTTCGGTGTATTCACAATTGAACAAATCAAGGAAGCTGCAGCAAAGGTGAAAGTGTGA
- the LOC118039215 gene encoding uncharacterized protein At1g32220, chloroplastic isoform X1: MASMLSFSTIPTLGSSSSSSRASFPSRLSSLSLSHRSSLCKSVVKCSYAEAGVKDDFRSATIDVVADVKTERVVVLGGSGFVGSAICKAAVSKGIEVISLSRSGRPTYPGSWIDQVTWIPGDVFYTNWDEILFGATAVVSTIGGFGSEEQMQRINGEANIVSVNAAKEFGIPKFIFISVHDYNLPSFVLSTGYFTGKRKAEAEVLSKYPNSGVVLRPGFIYGKRRVDGFEIPLDLIGQPAERILSAIENFTKPLSSLPASDLLLAPPVNVDDLALAVVNAVTDDDFFGVFTIEQIKEAAAKVKV, encoded by the exons atggcgTCCATGTTATCCTTCTCTACCATTCCCACCCTtggctcctcctcctcctcctctcgaGCTTCTTTTCCTTCTCGGCTAAGTTCGCTTTCTCTTAGCCACCG TTCCAGTTTGTGCAAGTCTGTTGTAAAGTGCAGCTATGCAGAAGCTGGCGTAAAAGATGACTTCAGATCCGCAACAATTGATGTTGTGGCTGATGTAAAGACGGAAAGG GTTGTAGTACTAGGAGGTAGTGGTTTTGTGGGTTCTGCCATATGCAAGGCTGCTGTGTCCAAGGGCATAGAAGTTATAAGCTTAAGCAG GTCAGGGCGCCCTACTTACCCTGGTTCATGGATAGATCAGGTTACTTGGATACCAG GAGATGTTTTCTATACAAACTGGGATGAGATACTATTTGGGGCCACTGCAGTTGTTTCAACAATTGGAGGTTTTGGTAGCGAGGAGCAGATGCAAAGAATTAATGGCGAGGCTAACATTGTTTCTGTCAATGCTGCCAAAGAATTTG GAATTCCCAAGTTTATCTTCATCTCAGTGCATGATTACAATCTACCATCATTTGTACTGTCAACTGGATACTTCACAGGAAAGAGGAAGGCAGAGGCAGAGGTTCTCTCCAAATATCCCAATTCAG GTGTAGTGTTAAGACCTGGTTTCATCTATGGAAAAAGGAGGGTTGATGGTTTTGAGATTCCTCTGGATTTGATTGGGCAACCGGCAGAGAGAATTCTCAGTGCTATCGAGAACTTCACCAAACCCTTAAGTTCCCTTCCAGCATCGGATCTCCTGTTGGCACCACCTGTTAATGTTGATGATCTTGCGCTTGCGGTAGTAAATGCAGTGACAGATGATGACTTCTTCGGTGTATTCACAATTGAACAAATCAAGGAAGCTGCAGCAAAGGTGAAAGTGTGA